ATTCAACTTCCTGCTTCTAACTTCCTACTTCCAACTAAGTTTTAACTTAAACAAAGGAATGAAAAATGGCAACTATTAAGACGATGAACAACATTTCCAAGAAAGGCTTGAGCCTGTTTGGCTCGTTCTACCAGGTTTCCGATTCTATCGAAAATCCGGATGCTATCTTGGTGCGTTCTGCTCAGGTCGATACGGATAACTACGATGGCCTTTTGGCTGTCGCTCGCGCCGGTGCAGGCGTGAACAACATCACGATTGACAAGGCTTCTGCAAAGGGCATTTGCGTGTTCAACACTCCGGGTGCAAACGCAAACGCTGTTGCTGAACTCGTGATGACTGTGCTCGGCATGGCTGTCCGTAATGCAGACAAGGCTGCTGCTTGGGTCAAGAACCTCGATGTGAACGATCCGGATCTCGCCAAGACGGTCGAAAGCGGCAAGAAGAAGTTTGCTGGTATGGAACTTGCCGGCAAGACTCTCGGTGTTGTTGGCCTCGGCAAGATTGGTGTGCTCGTTGCTAACTATGCCCGTTGGAAGAACATGCGCGTGATCGCTTACGAACCGTATCCGAATGCAAACAACATGCATGAACTTTCTAACAAGGTCGAAATTGCTGATCTCGACACCGTGATTGCAAATTCTGACTTCCTCACGGTCCACGTTCCGTTCATCAAGGGTGTTACCGAAAACCTCCTCAACAAGAAGAACCTCGCTCAGTTCAAGGGTTCCTACATCATGAACTTTGCTCGTGGTGGCATCGTTGAAATGGATCCGGTGAATGAAATGCTCGCTTCTGGTTCCCTCCTGGGCTACCTCTGCGACTTCCCGACTGCAGAACTTATCAAGAACGACAAGGTCACTTGCTTCCCGCACCTCGGCGCTTCTACTGAAGAAGCCGAAGAAAACTGCGCAGTCATGGCTGTTGAAGAATTGAAGGATTACATCGAATACGGTTGCGTCCGCAATTCTGTGAACTTCCCGGCTCTCGTCGATCATCCGCATGCTGGCATCAAGAGCCGCGTTGTCGTTATCAACCAGGACGTTCCGAACATGATTTCTGAAATCACGAAGGTGTTCGGTGCAGAAGGCATCAACATTGCTTCTTTCAGCAACAAGAGCA
The sequence above is a segment of the Fibrobacter sp. UBA4297 genome. Coding sequences within it:
- a CDS encoding phosphoglycerate dehydrogenase, which translates into the protein MATIKTMNNISKKGLSLFGSFYQVSDSIENPDAILVRSAQVDTDNYDGLLAVARAGAGVNNITIDKASAKGICVFNTPGANANAVAELVMTVLGMAVRNADKAAAWVKNLDVNDPDLAKTVESGKKKFAGMELAGKTLGVVGLGKIGVLVANYARWKNMRVIAYEPYPNANNMHELSNKVEIADLDTVIANSDFLTVHVPFIKGVTENLLNKKNLAQFKGSYIMNFARGGIVEMDPVNEMLASGSLLGYLCDFPTAELIKNDKVTCFPHLGASTEEAEENCAVMAVEELKDYIEYGCVRNSVNFPALVDHPHAGIKSRVVVINQDVPNMISEITKVFGAEGINIASFSNKSNGKIGYNLVDVESKVDDSIIEKLGKLDKVIKVRVIHF